The segment CCGTGCTGGTCGGCACCCGGGACATCGACGAGGGCGAGGCCGAGCTGATCGCGCAGGCGGGAGTCCGGGTGATCCCGCCCGCCGAGACGACGCCGGAGAACATCCTGGACGCCATCGGCGACCGCCCCGTCTGGGTGCACATCGACTGGGACGTCCTCGAACCGGGCCACGTGCCCGCCGACTACACCGTCCCGGACGGTCTGCTGCCCGAGCAGATCCGGATGGTCTTCGAGACGATCCCCGCCGGCCGGCTGCTCGGCGTCGAGCTCGCCGAGTTCGACGCCACCACCGACGAGGCGGTCAACGAACGGGCCGTCGCCGTGGTCCTCGACATGGTCGCCCCCGTCTTCGAGGACGCCGCCGCCGGGAGTACCCGCCCGGCCGGCGAACGCGCCCTCGCCGCCCGGTAGTCCGGCCGCCTCCCGCCCTCCGCCGTCCCCCCTCCCCCTCGCCAGCCCTGGAGAGATCCCCATGCCCTTGTACGACAGCATCCTCGACACCGTCGGCCGTACGCCCATCGTCCGGCTGAACCGGCTCGCCCCCGCGCACACCACGGTGTACGTGAAGGTGGAGGCGTTCAACCCCGGCGGCTCCGTGAAGGACCGGCTCGCGCTCTCCGTGGTCCTCGACGCCGAGGCCAAGGGGCTCCTCAAGCCCGGTGACACGATCGTGGAGTGCACCTCCGGCAACGTCGGCATCGCCCTGGCGATGGTGGCGGCGGCGCGCGGCTACCACTTCGTCGCCGTCATGGGCGACACCTATTCGCTGGAGCGGCGCCAGCTGATCCGGGCGTACGGCGGCAAGGTGATCCTCTTCCCCGGTGCGCTCGGCAGCAGCGGAGGCAACCGGATCGCGGACGAACTGGCCGAGAAGCACGGCTGGTTCCGGGCCCGGCAGTTCGACAACCCGGCCAACCCGGCCTACCACCGGGAGACCACGGCCTCGGAGATCCTCGCCGACTTCGCGGGCAAGCGGCTGGACTACTTCGTCACCGGCTTCGGCACCAGCGGCACCCTCACCGGCGTCGGGCAGATGCTGAAGACGGCCCGCCCCGGTGTCCGGGTGGTCGCCACCGAGCCGGAGAACGCCGCCATCCTGGGCAAGCAGGAGTGGAACGTCCACCGGATCCAGGGCTGGTCCCCGAACTTCGTGCCCAGCGTGCTGGACGACTCGGTCATCGACGAACTGGTGACCGTCGACGAGACGGTGGGACGGGACACCTCCCGCCGGCTCGCCGCGGAGGAGGGCATCTTCGCCGGCATCTCCGCCGGCGCCACCCTGGCCACCGCGCTGCGCGTCGCGGAGACCGCCCCCGAGGGGTCGGTGCTGCTCGCCATGCTGCCGGACACCGGGGAGCGGTACCTGTCCACCTTCCTCATGGAGGGCGTCAACGAGGGCTCGGACGACGAGTGGCTCGCCTCGCTGGACGCCGGGAACTGACGTGAGTCAGGAATTCGTCCCCCCGGGCGCCCGGTTCACCGCTCTGCCCGACGGCTTCCCCCTGCTGCGCGGCGGCACCCTGAACGGTGCCCGGGTGGCGTACGAGACGCTCGGCCGGCTCACCCCCGAACGCGACAACGCGGTCCTGGTCCTCCCCGGCCTCTCCCCCGACAGCCACGTCGCCTCCCACCCCGGTGACCCTTCGCCGGGCTGGTGGGAGGCCATGGTCGGGCCGGGCAAGCCGGTCGACACCGACCGCTGGTACGTGATCTGCGTCAACGCGCTGGGCAGCTGCAAGGGCTCGACCGGGCCCGCCTCCGTCGATCCCGCCACGGGCGAGCCCTACGGGCCCGGCTTCCCGGAACTGTCGATGGAGGACATCGCCGACGCCGCCGCGCACACCGTGCGCGCCCTGGGCGTCGAGCGGCTGGCCTGCGTCATCGGCACCTCCATGGGCGGGATGAGCGCGCTGTCCCTGCTGGCCCGGCATCCGGGTCTGGCCCGTGCCCACCTGAACGTCTGCGGGGCGGCGGGCTCACTGCCGTTCGCGACGGCGGTCCGCTCGCTGCAGCGCGAGGCGATCCGCTTCGACCCGCAGTGGAACGGGGGCCGGTACGACGCGGAGAACTACCCGCACCGCGGCATGCTCACGGCGCGCAAGCTGGGCATGACGACCTACCGTTCGGCGCGGGAATGGGACCGCCGGTTCGGCCGCGGCCGCATCGCCGGGGAGCGCCTCGCGCCGGACGTGCCCTTCGGCCCCGAGTTCGAGGTCGAGGCGTACCTCGAAAGCCATGCCCGGAAGTTCTCCGGCCGGTTCGACCCCAACAGCTACCTGCACCTCAGCCGCTGCATGGACCGCTTCGAGCTGGGCGAGTCCTGTGGCTGCGCGACCGACGAGGCGCTGGCCGGGATCCGCCTGGAGCGGGCGCTGGTCATCGGCGTGGAGACCGACATCCTCTTCCCGCCGGGACAGCAGCGGCAGATCGCCGACGGCCTGCGCGCCGGCGGTACCGACGCCGAGTTCCTGGTCCTGGACTGCGACGAGGGCCACGACGCCTTCCTCATCGACATCGACCGCTTCGGCCCGCCCGTCGCGACGTTCCTCAGCACGCTCTGGCACTCCGGAGGCAACACATGTCCCCCCACCCCTACCGACTGGCGCTGGTCACCGGCGCGAACCGCGGCATCGGCTTCGAGACGGCGCGCCAGCTCGCCGCCGCCGGCGTCCGCGTGCTGCTCTCCGGGCGCGACGGTGAGGCTGTCGCCGCTGCGGTGAAGGAACTGCGCGCCGACGGCCTCCCGGTGGAGCCCCTGGTCCTCGACGTGACCGACGGCGACAGCGTCCGGGCCGCGGCCGCCGAGGTGGAGCGCGCGTACGGCCGGCTCGACATCCTCGTCAACAACGCGGCCATCCGCGTCGAGGAGTACGGCAGGAAGCCCTCGGAGCAGCCGCTCGCCCAGTGGCGCCGGACCTTCGACACCAACGTGTTCGCCGTCGTCGAGGTGACCCGGGCCTTCCTGCCGCTGCTGCTGCGCTCCCCGGCCGGCCGCATCGTCAACCTGTCCAGCCTGCTGGGGTCCGTCGGCACGCACGGCGATCCCTCCTCCTACGCCTACAGCGACATGTTCAAGTCGCTGCCCGCCTACAGCGCCTCCAAGAGCGCACTCAACTCCTGGACGGTGCACCTCGCCTACGAACTGCGCGACACCCCGGTCAAGGTGAACGCCGTGCACCCCGGCTACACCCGGACCGGCCTCAACGACGGCGAGGGCGACCTCGCCGCCCCGGACGGCGCGCGGACGGGCGTGGCGATGGCGCTGCTCGGCGACGACGGCCCCACCGGCACGTACACGCACCGCGGCGAAACCGTCCCCTGGTAACCCCCGGTACATCAATGGAGCACATCTATGGGCAACCACGTGGCCCTGGCCACCGACATGACCAGCCTTCCGATCGACTACGACATGCCGCTGCTGCTGGAGGCCTGCCGGAAGGCCGGAGTACGGGCGGAGATATGCAGCTGGGAGGACCCGGACATCGACTGGGGGGCCTTCGACGCCGTGCTGCTGCGGTCCCCCTGGAGTTACGTCGAGCAGCTGCCGCGCTTCCTGCAGTGGTGCGAGCGCGTCACCGCCGTGACGCACCTGCTCAACCCGCTCCCGGTGGTCCGCTGGAACCTCGACAAGAGCTACCTGGGCGATCTGGACGCGGCCGGGGTGCCCGTCGTGCCGAGCAGTTTCGTGGCACCGGAGGCCGAGCCGGCCGCCGCCCTGCGGGCCTTCCTCGAACGGTATCCCGATGCGGCCGAGTTCGTGGTGAAGCCGACCGTCGGCGCCTACTCGCGCGACGTGCAGCGGTTCTCCCGCGCGCAGGAGCCGGAGGCGACCCGGCACGTCGCCAAGCTGCTGGAGCAGGGCTGCGACGCGCTGATCCAGCCCTACATGGACGCCATCGACCGGGACGGCGAGACCGACCTGATCTATTTCGACGGCGAGTACAGTCACGCCATCCGCAAGCGGGCGCTGCTCCTGCCCGACGGCACGGTCGACGTGCCCACGCAGGACGCCCGCACCGCGCGGGACGCCGCCCCGGACGAACGGGCGGTGGCCTCGGCCGCGCTCAAGGCGGTGGTGGCCCGGCTCGACCTGGAACGGCCGCTGCTCTACGGCCGCGTCGACCTCATCCGCGACGGCGAGGGCAGGCCGGTCCTGCTCGAACTCGAAGTGTGTGAGCCGTCGCTGAGCATGCCCTTCGCGGAGGGCTCCGCCGACCGGTTCGCGCGGGCCATCGCCGCACGGCTGGAAGACATCACCCGAGAACGCAAGAACGGATGACCACCATGGCAACGACAGAACAGCCCTCGGCGGCCGAGGCAGCCGGGGCACAGACCCCGGCCCGGGCACAGGCGCAGGCCAAGGCCCCGGCCGGAGCCGCAGCCGCCGCAGCCGCCCCGGTCGGGGCGCGCGGCACCCTCTACGCCGCCCTCGGCGTGCTGAGCTTCTCGTTCAGCTTCCCCGGCACCGTATGGGCCCTCGACGGGTTCGGTCCGTGGAGCGCCATCGGGGTGCGCGGCGTGCTCGCCGCCCTGATCGCGGGCACGGCGCTGCTGGTGACGCGGGCACCGCTGCCCGCCCGGGGCGACTGGGCCGCGCTCGCCGTGGTGGCGGGCGGCTGCGCCGTCGGCTTCCCGCTGCTCACCACGCTGGCCCTGCAGACTTCCTCGACGGCGAACTCGGCGATCGTCATCGGCGCGCTGCCGATGGCCACGGCGGCGTTCTCCGCGGTCCTCACGCGGCGCCGGCCCTCGAAGGTGTTCTGGGCCGCGGCGCTGACCGGCGGGGCGACCGTGATCGCCTTCACCCTCACGCAGAGCCACGGCAAGCCGACGGTCGCCGAGCTCTACCTCTTCGGCGCCCTCGTCGTCTGCGCGGCCGGGTACGCCTTCGGCGGGCGGCTCTCGGCCCGCATGCCCGGCTGGCGGGTCATCGCCTGGGGCGTGGTGCTGGCGGCGCCGGTCAACATCGCCGTGTCCGCCTGGGCGCTGCCGCACGAGCCGGTACACCTGACGGCGAAGGCCCTGGTCGGCATGGCGTACATCGCGGCCGTCTCCCAGTTCGGCGGGTTCGTCGTCTGGTACAAGGGCATGGGGCTCATCGGCGTGGCCCGGGCGAGCCAACTCCAGCTGGCGCAGCCGCTGCTGACCCTGCTGTGGGCCGTGCTGCTGATGGGCGAGCAGATCGGCGCGGCCGTGCCGCTGACCGCGTGCATCGTCCTGGCCTGCATCGTCGTCACCCAGCGGGCCAGGACGTCCTGAGCGGACCGGGCCACCGTCCAGGCCAGTCCGTAACGACGAAATGCATCGGTCCGGCACTCCTCGAACCACGAAATCCGTGGCGGTGGGGGCGCCGGACCGATGCTTTCTCATTCTTCGGACGGTCGTTCCCCTCGGATCCCCAGGGTGTTAGTTTCACCGGGTTCACGCGGCGGGCCGAACCGGAAGGCCCTGCCGCAGTTCCGGGGGAAGGTGGGCGAGAGTTGAGTCGTCAGGCAGCCGCGCAGCAGCTCCGGACCGCCGCGCCCGCGGTCATCGAGGCGTACCGGGCGGAGCTCCAGCGGCTCGGCAGCCCGCTGGCGACCCGCGACGACGCCTGGCAGCAGTGCCGTTACCAGGCGCAGAACATCGTGGCCGAGTGCGCGCAGTCGCTGGAGACCGGCCGGCCGGCGGAGGTGAGCGGGGTCGGGGAGTACTCCCGGCTGCTCGGGGCGCACCGCGTCACGCAGCGGATCCCGGTGTCCGAGTCGGTCCGGGCGGCGGAAGTGCTCTGGGAGGCCATGCGGGAGGCGGTCGCCCGGGCGGCGGAACAGCTGCCGGCCGAGCAACGGCACTCGGTGCAGCAGGAGATCAGCACCACGTTCCGCACGGTCACCGGGGCCCGGCTCTACCAGGGGATCCGGGGCTACGAGGAGGCCGCACGGCCGGAGGGCCCCGCCGGACGCCCGCCGGGGCCGTCCGGGCTGAAGGAGCAGGCCGATCTCGAACCGCAGGCCCTGGAAGTGCTCACCCTGCGCGAGCGGGAGATCCTGGAGGCGGTCCGGGAGGGACTGACGAACCGGCAGATCAGCCGGCGTTTCGAGATCACCGAGGCGACCGTCAAGCGGCACCTGCACAACGCGTACCGCAAGCTGGGCATCAGCTCCCGGGTGCAGGCGCTGAACAAGATGTTCCCGGAGGGGCGCTGAGAAAACGGGCGACCGCGCCGCTGGTGCGGCGCGGTCGATGATCGTCGGGCGGGCGGGTTCACCCCAGGGACCCGCGGGTTCACCCCAGGGACCCCGCCAGGGTCAGACCGGCCAGCGCGGTCAGGTTCGCGGCGTACTGGGTGACCATGAACGCCCGGTAGGCACCGCGCCGTTCCGCGCGGCCCACGCCCTCCCGGCGGGCCCCGCGCAACACCCGGACGACCACCCAGAGCGACCCCAGGGCCAGCGGCACCGCCACCGTGAGGGCGGGCCGGGCCCACAGCAGGGCCAGCGCCGGGGCGGCCGCGCCGACGGCGAGGGCGCCGGCCACGGCCAGGGCCCGGGCGGCGGCCGGACCTCGGACGACCGCGACCGTGCGGCGGCCGCCTGCGGCATCACCGCTGACGTCGCCCAGGTCCTTGGTCACGGCGCCGACCAGCGCCATCCACGCCGACATCACCCCGGCGACCAGCACGCCCGTCACGGTCCACGCCCCGCCGGACGCCGCGACCCCGGCCCCGTAGGCGGTCGCGCCCAGCCCGAACACCACCGCCGCGCAG is part of the Streptomyces katrae genome and harbors:
- a CDS encoding ATP-grasp domain-containing protein produces the protein MGNHVALATDMTSLPIDYDMPLLLEACRKAGVRAEICSWEDPDIDWGAFDAVLLRSPWSYVEQLPRFLQWCERVTAVTHLLNPLPVVRWNLDKSYLGDLDAAGVPVVPSSFVAPEAEPAAALRAFLERYPDAAEFVVKPTVGAYSRDVQRFSRAQEPEATRHVAKLLEQGCDALIQPYMDAIDRDGETDLIYFDGEYSHAIRKRALLLPDGTVDVPTQDARTARDAAPDERAVASAALKAVVARLDLERPLLYGRVDLIRDGEGRPVLLELEVCEPSLSMPFAEGSADRFARAIAARLEDITRERKNG
- a CDS encoding helix-turn-helix transcriptional regulator, yielding MSRQAAAQQLRTAAPAVIEAYRAELQRLGSPLATRDDAWQQCRYQAQNIVAECAQSLETGRPAEVSGVGEYSRLLGAHRVTQRIPVSESVRAAEVLWEAMREAVARAAEQLPAEQRHSVQQEISTTFRTVTGARLYQGIRGYEEAARPEGPAGRPPGPSGLKEQADLEPQALEVLTLREREILEAVREGLTNRQISRRFEITEATVKRHLHNAYRKLGISSRVQALNKMFPEGR
- the metX gene encoding homoserine O-acetyltransferase MetX: MSQEFVPPGARFTALPDGFPLLRGGTLNGARVAYETLGRLTPERDNAVLVLPGLSPDSHVASHPGDPSPGWWEAMVGPGKPVDTDRWYVICVNALGSCKGSTGPASVDPATGEPYGPGFPELSMEDIADAAAHTVRALGVERLACVIGTSMGGMSALSLLARHPGLARAHLNVCGAAGSLPFATAVRSLQREAIRFDPQWNGGRYDAENYPHRGMLTARKLGMTTYRSAREWDRRFGRGRIAGERLAPDVPFGPEFEVEAYLESHARKFSGRFDPNSYLHLSRCMDRFELGESCGCATDEALAGIRLERALVIGVETDILFPPGQQRQIADGLRAGGTDAEFLVLDCDEGHDAFLIDIDRFGPPVATFLSTLWHSGGNTCPPTPTDWRWSPARTAASASRRRASSPPPASACCSPGATVRLSPLR
- a CDS encoding SDR family oxidoreductase, encoding MGFETARQLAAAGVRVLLSGRDGEAVAAAVKELRADGLPVEPLVLDVTDGDSVRAAAAEVERAYGRLDILVNNAAIRVEEYGRKPSEQPLAQWRRTFDTNVFAVVEVTRAFLPLLLRSPAGRIVNLSSLLGSVGTHGDPSSYAYSDMFKSLPAYSASKSALNSWTVHLAYELRDTPVKVNAVHPGYTRTGLNDGEGDLAAPDGARTGVAMALLGDDGPTGTYTHRGETVPW
- a CDS encoding UbiA family prenyltransferase, translating into MINLSGQVIVARPVRVLDVRWHSLADTVRLCWEEARPVVQVAFLLRFAVGVVSAGQLPQSLGRPVLGTASLWCAVVCAYLLNGVTDVHEDRVNGSRRPIARGDLPERTAARGTVLLACAALLLGGLAGPAVVAWTAAFLVLGWAYSADPVKAKCSSGRCAAVVFGLGATAYGAGVAASGGAWTVTGVLVAGVMSAWMALVGAVTKDLGDVSGDAAGGRRTVAVVRGPAAARALAVAGALAVGAAAPALALLWARPALTVAVPLALGSLWVVVRVLRGARREGVGRAERRGAYRAFMVTQYAANLTALAGLTLAGSLG
- the cysK gene encoding cysteine synthase A — translated: MPLYDSILDTVGRTPIVRLNRLAPAHTTVYVKVEAFNPGGSVKDRLALSVVLDAEAKGLLKPGDTIVECTSGNVGIALAMVAAARGYHFVAVMGDTYSLERRQLIRAYGGKVILFPGALGSSGGNRIADELAEKHGWFRARQFDNPANPAYHRETTASEILADFAGKRLDYFVTGFGTSGTLTGVGQMLKTARPGVRVVATEPENAAILGKQEWNVHRIQGWSPNFVPSVLDDSVIDELVTVDETVGRDTSRRLAAEEGIFAGISAGATLATALRVAETAPEGSVLLAMLPDTGERYLSTFLMEGVNEGSDDEWLASLDAGN
- a CDS encoding DMT family transporter: MATTEQPSAAEAAGAQTPARAQAQAKAPAGAAAAAAAPVGARGTLYAALGVLSFSFSFPGTVWALDGFGPWSAIGVRGVLAALIAGTALLVTRAPLPARGDWAALAVVAGGCAVGFPLLTTLALQTSSTANSAIVIGALPMATAAFSAVLTRRRPSKVFWAAALTGGATVIAFTLTQSHGKPTVAELYLFGALVVCAAGYAFGGRLSARMPGWRVIAWGVVLAAPVNIAVSAWALPHEPVHLTAKALVGMAYIAAVSQFGGFVVWYKGMGLIGVARASQLQLAQPLLTLLWAVLLMGEQIGAAVPLTACIVLACIVVTQRARTS